From Caulobacter segnis, a single genomic window includes:
- a CDS encoding helix-turn-helix domain-containing protein, which translates to MADIQDERDPVDVFVGARVRALRRLRDLSQLELSRHLGVSFQQIQKYETAANRISASMLHRIAALFDVPVGALFDGAPSDDQRGVLPGPADPAQAPGVDVLVNTTGGLGLAEAFLRLPPALRAPLVDVAQALVKLGDVEPTSEPPAERAEPVAAGYGPGSER; encoded by the coding sequence ATGGCTGACATTCAGGACGAGCGCGACCCGGTCGACGTTTTCGTCGGTGCCCGCGTGCGGGCGTTGCGGCGCCTGCGCGACCTGAGCCAGCTGGAACTGTCTCGACATCTGGGCGTCAGCTTCCAGCAGATCCAGAAGTACGAGACCGCCGCGAACCGGATCAGCGCCTCGATGCTGCACAGGATCGCCGCGCTGTTCGACGTGCCGGTTGGGGCGCTGTTCGACGGCGCGCCGAGCGACGATCAACGCGGCGTCCTGCCGGGGCCCGCCGATCCGGCCCAGGCGCCGGGCGTCGACGTGCTGGTGAACACCACCGGGGGGCTTGGCTTGGCCGAGGCGTTCCTGCGCCTGCCGCCGGCCCTGCGCGCGCCGTTGGTCGACGTCGCCCAGGCCCTGGTCAAGCTGGGTGATGTCGAGCCAACGTCGGAACCTCCCGCCGAGCGCGCCGAGCCGGTCGCAGCCGGCTATGGGCCGGGTTCGGAGCGATGA
- a CDS encoding GntR family transcriptional regulator, whose amino-acid sequence MTRLPTSGEAGGKSAAAYVRLKELAVRGELRPALQLRPADIARRFGFSDTPIREALARLYAEGFVEWRRSQGYYSKVFTEPEQRELLEVCQDFLVASIAGLPSRPEAMIPRPLTDMSPTVLERDDSAEFIAAQVEGLYIGLAEAAGNATRLDMVRQMMERTHLVRVLDLRAVTVARATIDVVVAMGEALLTRDLDAAERAGRQAVRSRLDRLSHLVGEANAQAATSTFPDDGFGRPWRTARL is encoded by the coding sequence ATGACCAGATTGCCCACGTCGGGCGAGGCCGGCGGAAAGTCCGCCGCGGCCTACGTCCGCCTCAAGGAATTGGCGGTGCGCGGAGAGCTGCGGCCGGCCCTGCAGCTGCGCCCCGCAGATATCGCGCGCCGGTTCGGCTTTAGCGATACGCCCATCCGTGAGGCCCTGGCGCGCCTCTACGCCGAAGGCTTCGTCGAATGGCGCCGCAGCCAGGGCTATTATTCCAAGGTCTTTACCGAGCCCGAGCAGCGCGAACTGCTGGAGGTTTGCCAAGATTTCTTGGTGGCGAGCATCGCCGGGCTGCCCAGCCGTCCGGAGGCGATGATTCCGCGCCCGCTCACCGACATGTCGCCGACGGTGCTGGAGCGCGATGACAGCGCCGAATTCATCGCCGCCCAAGTCGAGGGTCTCTATATCGGACTCGCCGAGGCGGCGGGCAACGCGACGCGCCTGGACATGGTGCGCCAGATGATGGAGCGCACCCACCTGGTGCGGGTCCTGGATCTGCGCGCCGTGACTGTGGCGCGCGCGACGATCGATGTGGTCGTCGCTATGGGCGAGGCCTTGCTGACGCGCGACCTCGACGCGGCCGAGCGCGCCGGCCGTCAAGCCGTGCGATCACGCTTGGACCGTCTGTCCCATCTGGTCGGGGAGGCCAACGCCCAGGCCGCGACTTCGACCTTCCCCGACGACGGCTTCGGCCGCCCGTGGCGCACGGCGCGGCTCTAA
- a CDS encoding aspartate/glutamate racemase family protein: MRTLGLIGGCSAEATSLYYAGLNRGVRARRPGHGAKLLLWSFDVEAIDAHCRTGDWDAALADFAVAARWLEEGGAQGLLICTNTMHKIADRLAGMITMPLLHIGDVTAERAQDLRVRRPLLLGTRYLMSETFYRERLERHGLDVVLPLAAGQDLVHRIIYEELMDGRVETASRVALKAIVEEGLARRADAVILACTELGLALRSGDVDVPLLDTAQLHVQAGVAFMLDDAPLASGTRSHVSSGASARA, encoded by the coding sequence ATGCGGACCCTGGGCCTGATCGGCGGTTGCAGCGCCGAGGCCACCAGCCTCTACTACGCCGGTCTGAACCGCGGCGTGCGTGCGCGCCGCCCGGGCCATGGGGCCAAGCTCCTGCTCTGGTCGTTCGACGTCGAGGCGATCGACGCCCACTGCCGGACCGGCGACTGGGACGCGGCGCTGGCGGACTTCGCCGTCGCGGCGCGTTGGCTGGAAGAGGGGGGCGCGCAGGGTCTGCTGATCTGCACCAACACCATGCACAAGATCGCCGATCGGTTGGCTGGCATGATCACCATGCCATTACTGCACATCGGCGATGTCACCGCCGAGCGAGCACAGGACCTGCGCGTGCGCCGGCCGCTGCTTCTCGGCACCCGCTACCTGATGAGCGAGACCTTCTATCGCGAGCGGCTCGAGCGTCACGGCCTCGATGTCGTCCTGCCCTTGGCCGCCGGCCAGGACCTGGTCCATCGCATCATCTACGAGGAGCTGATGGACGGCCGGGTCGAGACGGCCTCGCGCGTGGCGCTGAAAGCGATCGTCGAGGAGGGCTTAGCGCGCAGGGCGGACGCGGTGATCCTGGCCTGCACAGAGCTTGGTCTGGCGCTGCGGTCGGGCGATGTCGATGTCCCGCTGCTCGATACCGCCCAGCTTCATGTCCAAGCGGGGGTCGCGTTCATGCTCGACGACGCGCCGCTCGCCAGCGGAACGCGTTCGCACGTCTCCAGCGGGGCTAGCGCGCGGGCCTGA
- a CDS encoding helix-turn-helix domain-containing protein, with protein sequence MSRFDKLTPREHDVLLGAAQLKSSKEIAFDLSLRKATVDKHIASAVGKLQTGSRRQAAMMLVVHLREAGLPILYQGRPIPLPFEPSPSANSMAKGDLHVRTDGNGASLSGDQLERPRSDLRRPGDHAGGAGGGAALAENHPALELPPVSARSDARDYLHRFRSDARERSFAQRPRFAPQGRSKAERLILILAAALASVVLALVVLALVIQVGHLSDAYDAWLRRR encoded by the coding sequence ATGAGCCGCTTTGACAAGCTGACCCCGCGCGAGCACGACGTCCTACTGGGCGCGGCCCAGCTGAAGTCGTCCAAGGAGATCGCCTTCGATCTCAGCCTGCGAAAGGCCACCGTCGACAAGCATATCGCCAGCGCCGTGGGCAAGCTTCAGACCGGCTCGCGCCGCCAGGCGGCCATGATGCTGGTGGTCCATCTGCGTGAGGCGGGCCTACCTATTTTGTACCAGGGGCGCCCGATCCCCCTTCCGTTCGAACCCTCGCCGTCGGCCAATTCCATGGCCAAGGGAGATCTCCATGTTCGAACCGATGGAAATGGTGCCAGCCTTTCCGGCGATCAGCTGGAGCGACCTCGAAGCGATCTACGAAGACCTGGCGATCACGCCGGCGGAGCAGGAGGCGGTGCAGCACTTGCTGAAAATCACCCGGCTCTTGAGCTGCCACCTGTCTCCGCTCGATCTGATGCGCGAGATTATCTGCATCGCTTTCGTTCTGACGCCCGCGAGCGATCATTCGCCCAGCGGCCGCGATTTGCCCCGCAAGGCCGGTCCAAAGCCGAGCGGTTGATCCTGATCCTGGCGGCCGCGCTGGCGTCCGTCGTGCTCGCGCTCGTCGTCCTGGCGCTGGTGATCCAGGTCGGCCACCTGTCGGACGCCTACGACGCCTGGCTCAGGCGCCGCTAG
- a CDS encoding TonB-dependent receptor plug domain-containing protein, translating to MSRVIGSTFRSLLKASAAFGLLAAFGSGGAHASEADGLSGRVVRDGDTVDEVVVTGTNIRGAMIAPTSLTTVTRQDFERSGFLDIGQAMRSLPVNFAGGLNPETSLTAGPSDGATNNRIGVASPNLRGLGSGATLTLLNGKRLPPAGQGLSVDLSLIPIAAIERVEVLADGASAIYGADAVAGVVNIITRRRFDGMEARAQYGAADGGMATYSASLMGGLDRGRLSAIAGAQYFQREKLSAEKRYASRSAPLPFTVVGEVERASYFASATYEVSKDVELYADALYTQSLGETLNTNTSRTIITQFQKASQYEISAGAKASLGHGWDADVFGLVARNVSKYPNLNQNAVGIVRFVPNDRIDDLRSTEARFDGPLFSLPGGQVKAAVGLAYRKEKYFSRVSKINNSRDVTSIYGELEAPIVGEANKLPMVDSLLLSVAGRRDDYSDFGAVSVPKVAGAWGLTRDFTVTSSYSKSFRAPSGFDQASAYSASIRTIVDPTSPSGSTRGLYLTGTGAPVGPERANSFNIDATYAPGWASGLKLSLGYYRVRYANRIANPDPASAYARNLTGAPEELLNRSPTQAELIALFNGATSATASGGLPLDPTLVQTVIDMRNTNIAQSKIKGWQASADYRARLGGGDMDLSLDVAYVDSFIDVLRAGTAPVQRAGVIFSPPKLRSRAGAQWSGEALSTSVFWNHTDDYLDNRVATAPQPVKAWDTIDASVTYKPEALGSLGRGARIVLSVTNLFDAGPPLVAPLNTASLLSWDTTNASIVGRFTSIELVKTW from the coding sequence ATGAGCAGGGTGATTGGATCGACCTTCAGGAGCCTCCTGAAGGCCTCGGCAGCGTTTGGCTTGTTGGCCGCGTTCGGTTCAGGCGGCGCTCACGCCAGCGAAGCCGACGGCCTCTCAGGGCGAGTGGTCAGGGACGGCGACACCGTGGACGAGGTGGTCGTCACGGGGACAAACATCCGGGGCGCAATGATCGCGCCGACATCGTTGACCACGGTCACGCGGCAGGACTTTGAGCGCAGCGGGTTTCTCGACATTGGCCAGGCGATGCGCAGTCTGCCGGTGAATTTCGCCGGCGGCCTCAATCCCGAGACGAGCCTGACAGCGGGGCCGTCCGATGGCGCGACCAACAATCGTATCGGGGTCGCCAGCCCCAACCTGCGAGGGCTTGGATCCGGCGCGACCCTGACTCTGCTCAACGGAAAGCGCTTGCCGCCGGCTGGTCAGGGTCTTTCGGTCGACCTTTCCCTGATCCCGATCGCCGCCATCGAGCGTGTCGAAGTGCTCGCCGACGGGGCTTCGGCAATCTATGGCGCCGACGCCGTCGCCGGCGTCGTAAACATCATCACCCGCAGGCGCTTTGACGGGATGGAGGCGCGCGCGCAATACGGGGCGGCCGACGGCGGCATGGCGACCTATTCGGCGAGCCTTATGGGCGGTCTGGATCGCGGCCGATTGAGCGCCATAGCCGGCGCGCAATATTTCCAGAGAGAGAAGCTGAGCGCTGAAAAGCGCTACGCTTCTCGTTCGGCACCGCTCCCTTTCACCGTGGTCGGCGAGGTCGAGCGGGCGTCTTATTTCGCCTCGGCGACCTATGAGGTCTCGAAGGATGTCGAACTCTACGCCGACGCTCTGTACACTCAAAGTCTTGGCGAGACCCTCAACACCAACACCTCTCGTACGATCATTACGCAGTTTCAGAAGGCGTCGCAGTACGAGATCTCGGCAGGGGCAAAGGCGTCCTTGGGCCATGGTTGGGACGCAGACGTCTTTGGCTTGGTCGCGCGAAACGTCTCCAAGTATCCGAACCTGAATCAGAACGCGGTCGGAATCGTGCGCTTCGTGCCCAACGACCGTATCGACGACCTGCGTTCGACGGAGGCCCGGTTCGACGGGCCGCTCTTTAGCTTGCCGGGGGGGCAAGTCAAGGCCGCAGTCGGTCTGGCCTACAGGAAGGAAAAGTATTTCTCGCGGGTCTCAAAGATCAACAACAGTCGAGACGTTACGTCGATCTACGGCGAATTGGAGGCGCCGATTGTCGGCGAAGCCAACAAGTTGCCGATGGTCGACAGCCTGCTGCTGTCGGTCGCCGGGCGACGGGATGACTACAGCGACTTTGGCGCGGTTTCGGTGCCCAAGGTCGCAGGCGCGTGGGGCCTGACGCGCGACTTCACGGTGACGAGCTCCTACTCGAAATCCTTCCGCGCGCCTTCCGGGTTCGACCAGGCTTCCGCTTACTCGGCGAGCATCCGAACGATCGTTGATCCGACCTCGCCGAGCGGCTCCACGCGAGGCCTCTATCTTACCGGCACGGGCGCCCCGGTCGGCCCTGAACGGGCGAACAGCTTCAATATCGACGCGACCTATGCGCCGGGCTGGGCTTCAGGCTTGAAGCTGTCTCTGGGCTACTATCGCGTGCGCTACGCCAATCGGATCGCCAACCCGGATCCGGCCAGCGCCTATGCGCGAAACCTGACCGGCGCGCCTGAAGAACTGCTCAACCGGTCGCCGACCCAGGCCGAGCTCATCGCTCTGTTCAACGGCGCGACGAGCGCAACCGCCAGTGGGGGGCTGCCTCTGGATCCGACCCTGGTGCAGACCGTCATCGACATGCGCAATACCAATATCGCTCAGAGCAAGATCAAGGGGTGGCAGGCCTCGGCTGATTATCGCGCCCGCTTGGGCGGGGGGGACATGGATCTGTCGCTAGACGTCGCCTATGTCGACAGCTTCATCGACGTTCTTCGCGCCGGAACCGCGCCAGTGCAGCGGGCCGGCGTTATCTTCTCACCGCCCAAGTTGCGCAGCCGGGCGGGCGCCCAATGGTCGGGCGAGGCGCTGTCGACATCGGTATTCTGGAACCATACGGACGACTACCTCGACAACCGCGTTGCTACGGCGCCCCAGCCGGTGAAGGCGTGGGACACGATCGACGCGAGCGTCACCTACAAGCCCGAGGCCTTGGGCTCGCTCGGCCGCGGCGCCCGGATCGTGCTCAGCGTCACGAACCTGTTCGATGCTGGTCCTCCTCTCGTCGCCCCGTTGAACACAGCCAGCCTGCTCTCGTGGGACACCACCAACGCATCGATCGTCGGCCGCTTCACCAGCATCGAATTGGTGAAGACGTGGTGA
- a CDS encoding Atxe2 family lasso peptide isopeptidase, with amino-acid sequence MRPLGLAGLAMSWSLTTFAAEAPDWAGAAFGPDIVGPSASPIVSTDDLVRMRDLGGVSVSPDGRWIAFSIYQGVPERNDYILRWFVQAADGSSPPRPIAQDGGQPIPSYAYGLPQAAIPRERARWSPDSRSIAFRRLTDRRIELWTADIQTLRTSRVASGEPQVMTFAWRADTVIFKTGLNVSAYQKNLEAEAEHGWLLDSRMKLGAARIRPNLPDCGGEALDPACEVRTYAARRDEPVREATDEERAALAEASSELRAVRGDGAAVELKKVDPATKGFQPLQRIVTDAVGFRPCDDPVCTGQFFKGLGWAPSNEIWFLKGESGVGRADGAPRDETALYVWSPSARRMRRVLRSSDLIQDCQIARQAVICLRETATRPRHIAAIDLSTGAIKVLADPNPTLAAKVYPRVTKIALSDAAGNPGFAHVVYPAQYVAGRKYPLVVTQYSSKGYLRGQVGNEYPIYPLSAAGYFVLSIDFPEPWGARQTMDIVSYERWQYEDDLRYRRNVFGAIDRAIDDLVGQGLVDDTKIAITGLSAGAEIVHYALQRSNRFAAAIVSSGAHDSTFFATMPEGARRTRLMEIFQSKTLTPAADNVIAKISWSRMPERLHTPLLINAGEYESLLGFEGIEALKQAKRPVEMRVFPDEMHIKYHPRSYVGVYDNNLMWLNFWLLDKEDPRPEFRAQYERWKSMRLRLRAEPATSRQDVPAP; translated from the coding sequence GTGCGGCCGTTGGGTCTCGCCGGCCTGGCGATGAGTTGGTCGCTCACCACCTTCGCGGCCGAGGCACCCGATTGGGCGGGCGCGGCGTTTGGTCCGGATATTGTTGGCCCCTCGGCGTCGCCCATCGTTTCGACGGATGATCTGGTCAGGATGCGGGACCTGGGCGGCGTCAGTGTCTCGCCAGACGGACGCTGGATCGCTTTTTCGATCTATCAGGGCGTGCCGGAACGCAACGACTACATCTTGCGCTGGTTCGTTCAGGCCGCCGACGGCTCATCGCCCCCGCGGCCCATCGCCCAGGACGGCGGCCAGCCGATTCCGTCCTACGCCTATGGGCTGCCGCAGGCGGCGATTCCCCGGGAGCGGGCCAGGTGGTCGCCGGATAGTCGGAGCATCGCCTTTCGGCGGCTGACCGATCGGCGCATCGAACTTTGGACCGCGGACATTCAAACTCTCCGGACGTCGCGCGTGGCCAGTGGCGAGCCTCAGGTCATGACCTTCGCGTGGCGCGCAGACACGGTGATCTTCAAGACTGGTCTCAATGTTAGCGCCTACCAGAAAAACCTGGAGGCGGAGGCCGAGCACGGCTGGTTGCTGGATAGCCGCATGAAGCTTGGCGCGGCGCGCATCCGGCCCAACCTGCCCGACTGCGGCGGCGAAGCGCTCGATCCAGCCTGCGAAGTTCGGACCTACGCGGCGCGGCGCGACGAGCCCGTTCGCGAGGCGACCGACGAAGAGCGCGCCGCTCTGGCGGAGGCCTCCAGCGAACTTCGCGCCGTTCGCGGCGATGGCGCCGCCGTTGAGTTGAAGAAGGTCGACCCTGCGACGAAGGGCTTTCAGCCGTTGCAGCGGATCGTGACGGACGCGGTGGGTTTTCGCCCCTGCGATGACCCGGTCTGCACCGGTCAGTTCTTCAAGGGCCTGGGCTGGGCGCCGAGCAACGAGATTTGGTTCCTGAAGGGCGAGAGCGGCGTGGGGCGCGCGGATGGCGCGCCAAGGGACGAGACAGCGCTTTATGTCTGGTCGCCGTCAGCGCGGCGCATGCGGCGCGTACTGCGCTCCAGCGACCTGATCCAGGATTGCCAGATCGCGCGCCAGGCGGTGATCTGCTTGCGCGAGACGGCGACGCGGCCCCGACACATCGCGGCGATCGACCTCTCGACCGGCGCGATCAAGGTGCTTGCCGATCCGAATCCGACCCTCGCCGCGAAAGTCTATCCGCGCGTCACGAAGATCGCCCTTAGCGACGCGGCGGGTAATCCTGGCTTCGCCCATGTCGTCTACCCTGCGCAATATGTCGCGGGCCGAAAATACCCGCTCGTCGTCACTCAATACTCCTCGAAGGGATACCTGCGCGGGCAGGTCGGAAACGAGTATCCGATATATCCCCTTTCGGCGGCCGGCTACTTCGTCCTCAGCATCGATTTTCCCGAGCCGTGGGGGGCGCGGCAGACGATGGACATCGTCTCCTATGAACGGTGGCAGTACGAGGATGACCTCCGCTATCGCCGAAACGTGTTCGGTGCGATCGACCGCGCCATCGACGATCTGGTCGGACAAGGTCTGGTCGACGACACGAAGATCGCGATCACTGGCCTGAGCGCCGGCGCCGAGATTGTCCACTACGCGCTGCAACGCTCCAATCGTTTCGCGGCGGCGATCGTCAGCAGCGGCGCGCATGACAGCACCTTCTTCGCAACAATGCCGGAGGGGGCTAGGCGAACCCGACTGATGGAGATTTTCCAGAGCAAGACGCTAACGCCCGCAGCCGACAACGTAATCGCCAAGATTTCCTGGTCAAGGATGCCAGAACGTCTTCACACGCCGCTGCTGATCAATGCGGGGGAGTACGAGTCCCTGTTGGGATTCGAGGGCATCGAGGCTCTCAAGCAAGCCAAGCGGCCGGTCGAGATGCGCGTGTTTCCCGACGAGATGCACATCAAGTATCACCCGAGATCGTATGTCGGTGTCTATGACAACAATCTGATGTGGTTGAACTTCTGGCTTCTCGACAAGGAGGACCCGCGCCCTGAGTTCCGCGCGCAGTACGAGCGTTGGAAGAGCATGCGGCTGCGGCTGCGCGCCGAGCCGGCGACTAGCCGGCAAGACGTTCCGGCGCCGTGA
- a CDS encoding ATP-binding cassette domain-containing protein, which yields MPEDVRHRRSPRPAAARAIGVQIARALRGGARAWLVLALVIVSLGGLAAGLAPLTLKILVDRLSAGATPSLALLAPGVGAYVGALLVQRLCEQIQSYAYFRGEQRLVRRFGAQTYAHILALPLPFHLDNKSGALAQALADGVLGLRLLLTHAILSIAPVLIQVVVACVVLGAVLGPGMALVLLVSLASYAAVFAWSAFGVHGAVKGISAAQGDVGGATADGLLNIEAIKAFTAEQRYARRYDALLEKTEAHWRRYLARRLAGGLAVAGVFALAMTATHLLASLQVLRAGLTLGAFVLINTYLLQLIRPLEMLGFAVRDIGQALAYLDRIGAILTEPAEGETGARESALPAPSTPAELVFDEVSFAYPGRQTLDAVSFRAAPGQTIGIVGPSGAGKSTLLRLALRFLEPSAGQIRLDGAPLDDLSLAALRRQIALVSQDTILFNDTIAANIALAADDADPKAIAEAAEAARLAPLLAILPDGLQTRVGERGLKLSGGEKQRVSIARAALKKARLVIFDEATAALDPGTERAVWEAMAGLSQGATTLVVTHRLATVAGADEILVLEAGRVVERGRHGALLAMGGVYARLWRAQAFSVAPVALDDRASLASSL from the coding sequence ATGCCGGAGGATGTTCGTCATCGCCGCTCACCCAGGCCCGCCGCCGCGCGAGCGATCGGCGTCCAGATCGCCCGCGCGTTGCGCGGCGGCGCCCGCGCCTGGCTGGTACTGGCGCTGGTCATCGTCAGCCTCGGCGGCCTGGCCGCCGGCCTGGCGCCTCTGACGCTGAAGATCCTGGTCGATCGCTTATCAGCGGGCGCGACGCCGAGCCTTGCCTTGCTCGCGCCGGGCGTCGGGGCCTATGTCGGGGCTCTCCTCGTCCAGCGGCTTTGCGAGCAGATCCAGAGCTACGCCTATTTCCGCGGCGAGCAGCGTCTGGTGCGGCGGTTCGGCGCGCAGACCTACGCCCACATACTGGCCCTGCCCCTGCCCTTCCATCTGGACAACAAGTCCGGCGCTCTGGCTCAGGCGTTGGCTGACGGAGTGCTGGGCCTACGGCTGCTTCTGACGCATGCGATCTTGTCGATCGCCCCCGTGCTCATCCAGGTGGTCGTCGCCTGCGTCGTTCTGGGCGCGGTGCTGGGGCCTGGCATGGCCCTGGTCCTGCTGGTTTCGCTGGCCAGCTATGCTGCGGTATTCGCCTGGAGCGCCTTTGGCGTGCATGGCGCGGTCAAGGGCATCTCGGCCGCGCAAGGCGACGTCGGAGGAGCCACGGCCGACGGCCTGCTCAACATCGAGGCCATCAAGGCCTTCACCGCCGAGCAGCGCTATGCGCGCCGGTACGACGCCCTGCTGGAGAAGACCGAGGCCCACTGGCGGCGCTATCTTGCTCGGCGGCTGGCGGGCGGATTGGCCGTGGCGGGCGTCTTCGCCCTGGCCATGACCGCGACCCACCTGCTCGCGAGCCTACAGGTCCTGCGCGCGGGCCTGACCCTCGGCGCCTTCGTGCTGATCAACACCTATCTCCTGCAGCTGATCCGCCCCCTGGAGATGCTCGGGTTCGCGGTGCGCGACATCGGCCAGGCCCTGGCCTATCTCGACCGGATCGGGGCGATCCTGACTGAGCCGGCCGAGGGCGAGACCGGCGCTCGGGAGAGCGCCCTCCCCGCGCCGTCGACGCCCGCCGAGCTCGTCTTCGACGAGGTCTCGTTCGCCTATCCCGGTCGCCAGACCCTGGACGCGGTCTCGTTCCGCGCCGCCCCTGGCCAGACGATCGGCATCGTCGGTCCTTCGGGCGCGGGCAAGTCGACCCTGCTGCGCCTGGCGTTGCGGTTCCTGGAGCCAAGCGCCGGCCAGATCCGGCTCGACGGCGCCCCCTTGGACGATCTCTCGCTCGCGGCGCTGCGCCGCCAGATCGCCCTGGTCTCCCAGGACACCATCCTCTTCAACGACACCATCGCCGCCAATATCGCGCTCGCCGCCGATGACGCCGATCCCAAGGCCATCGCCGAGGCCGCCGAGGCGGCGAGACTGGCGCCGCTGCTGGCGATCCTGCCCGACGGGCTGCAGACGCGGGTCGGCGAGCGCGGCCTCAAGCTCTCCGGCGGCGAAAAGCAGCGCGTCTCGATCGCCCGGGCGGCGCTGAAGAAGGCGCGACTGGTGATCTTCGACGAGGCGACCGCCGCGCTCGATCCGGGCACCGAGCGGGCGGTGTGGGAGGCGATGGCGGGCCTGTCACAAGGCGCCACCACCTTGGTGGTCACCCATCGCCTGGCCACCGTCGCCGGGGCCGACGAGATCCTGGTGCTGGAGGCCGGACGCGTCGTCGAGCGCGGGCGCCACGGCGCGCTGCTGGCGATGGGTGGCGTCTATGCCCGTCTCTGGCGGGCCCAGGCCTTTTCGGTCGCGCCGGTCGCGCTCGACGACCGCGCGTCCTTGGCCTCGTCTCTTTAG
- a CDS encoding MurR/RpiR family transcriptional regulator: MAKTPRAPSPKARAGETVPRKYRTGEAPPFEVIRTTLLKLRPTLAPGPQRMADLILDNPREVVGMSVNEFAQAAGVAYSYVAKFLTEIEIYGFSALRLSIAQSVGNGTDIIQEDLAREDDVGDIADKVFSANAQALADTRLALKSGVLQEAVDLLAGAEFIQIYGIGSAATVAADAHYRLLRIGLLTRVEIDSHLMVASAALTRPGTVVLTVSHSGSTEETLTATRIAKEAGAKVVVITGYKQSPLAKFADVVLLTVARETKFRTEAMSSRVAELSVIDTLVAALALSRHDESVTALRASLAAIQLKRQ, from the coding sequence ATGGCTAAGACTCCTCGGGCGCCGTCGCCGAAGGCTCGCGCCGGCGAGACCGTTCCGCGCAAGTACCGCACCGGCGAGGCCCCGCCGTTCGAGGTGATCCGCACCACCCTCTTGAAGCTTCGCCCCACGCTTGCGCCTGGTCCCCAGCGTATGGCCGACCTCATCCTCGACAATCCGCGCGAGGTCGTGGGCATGTCGGTCAACGAGTTCGCCCAGGCCGCCGGCGTGGCCTACAGCTATGTGGCCAAGTTCCTGACCGAGATCGAAATCTACGGCTTTTCGGCGCTACGTCTGTCGATCGCCCAGTCGGTCGGCAACGGCACCGACATTATCCAGGAGGATCTGGCGCGCGAGGACGACGTCGGCGACATCGCCGACAAGGTGTTCAGCGCCAACGCCCAAGCCCTGGCCGATACGCGCCTGGCGCTGAAGAGCGGGGTGCTGCAGGAGGCCGTCGATCTCTTGGCCGGCGCCGAGTTCATCCAGATCTACGGCATCGGCTCGGCCGCCACGGTCGCCGCCGACGCCCACTATCGACTGCTGCGCATCGGTCTTCTCACCCGCGTGGAGATCGACAGCCACCTAATGGTCGCCTCGGCGGCCCTGACCCGGCCAGGTACGGTGGTGCTGACCGTCTCCCACTCGGGCAGCACTGAGGAAACTCTGACGGCGACTCGCATCGCCAAGGAAGCCGGCGCCAAGGTGGTGGTCATCACCGGCTACAAGCAGTCGCCCTTGGCCAAGTTCGCCGACGTCGTGCTGCTGACGGTGGCGCGCGAAACCAAGTTCCGCACCGAGGCGATGAGCTCGCGCGTGGCCGAACTCTCGGTGATCGACACCCTGGTCGCGGCCCTGGCGCTCTCGCGCCACGACGAGTCCGTTACCGCTCTGCGGGCGTCCTTGGCGGCGATTCAATTGAAGCGCCAATAA